Proteins encoded within one genomic window of Bacillus sp. 1NLA3E:
- a CDS encoding aminotransferase A, protein MDQLINRNVKEIEISGIRKFFNMVADTKDMISLTIGQPDFPTPNHVKEAAKKAIDENFTSYTHNAGTIQLRQAAANFYQEKYGISYSPETEVIITTGASEAIDVAFRTILDKGTEVILPGPVYPGYEPIIRLCEATPVFADIRKNQFRFTAKLIEPYITEKTRCIVLPYPSNPTGVSLTEEELREISELIKDRNIFILADEIYSELSFERPHTSIAKYAKEKTIVINGLSKSHSMTGWRIGMLFAPEGIAKHIIKVHQYNVTCASSISQMAALEALTVGINDALPMKIEYQKRRDYVHNRLQNMNLEVIKPDGGFYFFVKNPPTKLNSFDFALSLVHESKVAVVPGSAFSQLGEGYFRISYAYSQETLEEGLNRLESYVREHLS, encoded by the coding sequence TTGGATCAATTAATCAACAGAAACGTAAAAGAAATTGAAATATCAGGAATCAGAAAATTTTTTAATATGGTTGCTGATACGAAAGATATGATCTCGCTAACCATTGGACAACCAGATTTCCCTACGCCAAATCATGTTAAAGAGGCAGCAAAAAAAGCAATTGATGAGAATTTTACATCTTATACTCATAATGCCGGTACCATTCAACTACGTCAGGCAGCTGCAAATTTTTATCAAGAAAAATATGGTATTTCATATAGCCCAGAAACAGAAGTAATAATCACTACCGGCGCAAGCGAAGCAATCGATGTCGCCTTCCGAACCATTTTAGATAAGGGAACTGAAGTCATTTTACCAGGACCTGTCTATCCAGGTTATGAACCGATTATCCGCTTATGTGAGGCTACTCCTGTATTCGCTGATATTCGGAAAAATCAATTTAGATTTACAGCTAAATTAATCGAACCATACATTACTGAAAAAACTCGGTGCATTGTCCTCCCCTACCCCTCAAATCCAACTGGGGTCAGTTTAACTGAAGAGGAGTTAAGAGAAATTTCCGAGTTAATCAAAGACCGAAATATATTTATTTTAGCAGACGAAATTTATAGTGAATTATCATTTGAAAGACCCCATACTTCGATTGCCAAATACGCGAAGGAAAAAACAATTGTCATAAATGGACTATCTAAATCTCATTCAATGACTGGTTGGAGAATTGGCATGCTATTTGCCCCTGAGGGGATAGCTAAACATATTATTAAGGTTCACCAGTACAACGTTACCTGTGCAAGCTCTATTTCGCAAATGGCAGCTCTTGAAGCGCTAACAGTAGGTATTAATGATGCCCTCCCAATGAAAATAGAATATCAAAAACGAAGAGATTATGTACATAACCGGCTTCAAAACATGAACCTTGAAGTCATCAAACCAGATGGTGGATTTTATTTCTTTGTAAAAAATCCTCCTACTAAGCTGAATTCTTTTGATTTTGCTCTATCATTGGTTCATGAATCAAAGGTTGCAGTTGTTCCAGGTAGTGCTTTTTCACAGCTTGGTGAAGGATATTTCCGTATTTCTTATGCATATTCACAAGAAACGCTTGAAGAAGGATTAAACAGGTTAGAATCGTATGTTAGGGAACATCTATCTTAA
- a CDS encoding phosphocarrier protein HPr: MVEKQYKVTADTGIHARPATLLVQAAGKFNSDIQLEYKGKKVNLKSIMGVMSLGIGQGAEIKIIAEGNDEKEAVQSLEDTLKKEGLAE; the protein is encoded by the coding sequence ATGGTTGAAAAACAATATAAGGTAACTGCAGATACAGGTATTCATGCTCGCCCAGCAACACTTTTAGTACAAGCTGCGGGTAAATTCAATTCAGATATTCAGCTTGAATATAAAGGCAAAAAGGTAAACTTAAAATCCATTATGGGTGTAATGTCTTTAGGAATCGGTCAAGGTGCAGAAATTAAAATCATTGCAGAGGGCAATGATGAGAAAGAAGCGGTACAAAGCTTAGAAGATACATTAAAAAAAGAAGGTCTAGCTGAATAA
- a CDS encoding CPBP family intramembrane glutamic endopeptidase, translated as MAHLLMFFTFHNKVVFWYFFTATMLLLICFVVAKDKLDDKLSVFKYLFTGIVSGALLFGLFWIGNQFIELIHIPVSNQISALYKRFGPHMFWQYLALILIVVPGEEIFWRGFVQKRLVNYLSTGGSIIVSAIMYSSVHLYSGQFMLPFAALTAGLLWGWLYAWRRSIPLVIVSHLVFDLFLFVLLPFR; from the coding sequence TTGGCGCATTTACTTATGTTTTTTACTTTTCACAACAAAGTGGTTTTCTGGTATTTTTTCACTGCCACTATGTTGTTACTAATTTGTTTTGTTGTTGCTAAAGATAAATTAGATGATAAATTATCCGTATTTAAATACCTCTTCACTGGTATAGTTTCTGGAGCCCTTCTCTTTGGTCTATTCTGGATAGGAAACCAGTTCATTGAACTAATACATATTCCAGTTTCAAATCAAATCTCTGCCCTTTATAAACGGTTTGGCCCACATATGTTTTGGCAATACCTGGCATTGATTTTAATCGTAGTGCCAGGAGAAGAAATATTTTGGCGAGGATTTGTGCAGAAACGCCTAGTTAACTATCTCAGTACCGGAGGAAGCATTATAGTTTCCGCCATTATGTATTCATCAGTCCATCTTTATTCTGGGCAATTTATGCTGCCGTTTGCAGCACTCACTGCAGGATTACTCTGGGGCTGGCTTTATGCCTGGAGGAGAAGTATTCCACTAGTCATTGTCTCACATTTAGTATTTGATTTAT
- a CDS encoding YkyB family protein, with amino-acid sequence MGSINPQKLIPTVENLSQAIFIVNRHAKTAPNPKYLYKLKHEALKKMLREGKAKKVGLHFSANPRLSQQQSDVLVVSGNYSFHIPPSKEDFTHLPHLGKLDDQVKNPKTRLPLTVAKQLLQSYTGIRENEGPEKNKPRQNQKPQFKRLGESYF; translated from the coding sequence CTGGGAAGTATTAACCCTCAAAAACTGATACCGACAGTTGAAAACCTCTCGCAAGCGATCTTCATTGTTAATCGGCATGCAAAAACAGCCCCAAACCCAAAGTATTTGTATAAGTTAAAACATGAAGCTTTAAAGAAGATGCTCCGTGAAGGAAAGGCAAAAAAAGTTGGCCTTCATTTTTCAGCAAACCCAAGGCTTAGTCAACAGCAATCTGATGTGTTAGTTGTAAGTGGAAATTATTCTTTTCATATTCCCCCATCAAAAGAAGATTTCACCCATCTCCCCCACTTAGGAAAGTTAGATGACCAAGTTAAGAATCCGAAAACAAGACTTCCATTAACCGTTGCCAAACAATTATTACAATCATACACCGGTATACGTGAGAATGAAGGTCCGGAAAAAAATAAGCCTCGGCAAAATCAAAAACCTCAATTTAAAAGACTAGGCGAAAGTTATTTTTAA
- a CDS encoding aspartyl-phosphate phosphatase Spo0E family protein — translation MNLFDTQEELLYLIENKRSEMVLVASRTGFLSHQTLKTSKELDELLNLHYQLWGI, via the coding sequence ATGAATTTGTTCGATACTCAAGAGGAGCTTTTATATTTAATTGAAAATAAGCGGAGTGAAATGGTGTTAGTAGCGTCTAGAACAGGATTTTTAAGCCATCAGACTTTAAAAACGAGTAAAGAACTAGATGAATTGCTTAATCTACATTACCAATTATGGGGAATTTGA
- a CDS encoding YkvS family protein, which produces MKRAQVGNVIEFREGLQGIVEKVNENSVIVDLTYMDNYLDLELDQRTVVNHKNYKIIKESAI; this is translated from the coding sequence TTGAAAAGAGCACAAGTTGGAAACGTTATCGAGTTTAGAGAAGGCTTACAAGGAATCGTTGAAAAAGTGAATGAAAACTCAGTAATTGTTGATTTAACTTATATGGACAATTATCTAGACCTTGAACTTGATCAGAGAACTGTCGTCAATCATAAAAACTATAAAATCATTAAAGAGTCCGCCATATAA
- the corA gene encoding magnesium/cobalt transporter CorA: MIRTCAIKDDNIIYDIPITEIKQTDIKWFWVDFVNPTDQEASLLKSFFKFHPLAIEDCLDEFTQRPKLDFYENYIFIVAHAINQESLKPYEVDLFVGDQFIVTYQERPVRDLNNLWDRMKKDKSLMQGPFFIMHAIIDRLVDDYFAPVYQIEELLNSIEDNSNQESVQVLIKKLFDIRSDLSKLRRTILPMSDLLYRIIHSERLNHLKEQKLYFYDVQDHLLRLVEMLESYRDFSSDIRDSYLSVNSNTMNSIMMTLTVITTIFMPLTFIVGVYGMNFVHMPELQWKYGYFIILGLMGLVALLMFYYFRSKGWFTIGKVNERKKRKINLK; the protein is encoded by the coding sequence GTGATTCGAACATGTGCAATAAAAGATGATAACATAATTTACGATATTCCCATAACAGAAATTAAGCAAACAGACATAAAATGGTTTTGGGTAGATTTTGTTAATCCAACAGATCAAGAGGCCAGTTTATTGAAAAGTTTTTTTAAATTTCATCCTTTGGCAATAGAAGATTGCTTAGATGAATTCACCCAACGCCCGAAGCTTGATTTTTACGAAAACTACATTTTTATAGTAGCCCATGCTATCAATCAAGAATCCCTTAAACCGTACGAGGTAGATTTGTTTGTTGGGGACCAATTTATTGTGACCTACCAAGAAAGACCTGTTCGTGACTTGAATAATTTATGGGATCGTATGAAAAAAGATAAAAGTCTCATGCAGGGACCATTTTTTATTATGCATGCAATTATAGATCGGCTTGTTGATGATTATTTTGCACCCGTTTATCAGATAGAGGAGCTGCTAAATTCGATTGAAGATAATTCTAATCAAGAGAGTGTCCAAGTGCTAATCAAAAAATTATTCGATATTCGTTCTGACTTATCTAAGCTCAGAAGAACGATCCTGCCGATGAGCGATTTACTCTATAGAATAATCCATTCAGAACGATTAAATCATTTGAAGGAACAAAAACTATATTTTTATGATGTTCAAGACCATTTATTAAGACTAGTCGAAATGTTAGAATCATATCGTGATTTTTCTTCAGATATTCGCGATAGCTATTTGTCGGTGAATTCTAATACAATGAACAGTATCATGATGACGTTAACCGTTATTACGACGATTTTTATGCCTCTCACGTTTATAGTAGGGGTTTATGGGATGAATTTTGTACATATGCCTGAGCTCCAATGGAAGTATGGTTATTTTATTATTTTAGGTCTAATGGGTTTAGTAGCCCTTCTTATGTTTTATTATTTCCGTTCTAAAGGTTGGTTTACCATTGGAAAAGTGAACGAACGTAAAAAGAGAAAAATAAATTTAAAATAA
- the ptsP gene encoding phosphoenolpyruvate--protein phosphotransferase: MSSLIGIAASSGIAIAKAYRLVEPDLSFSKKTVEDSNMEIERFRAAIAKAKQELEQIRDRAHHELGADKAAIFEAHLLVLSDPELLNPIEENIKTEKINAESALKDTADMFITLFEQMDNEYMKERAADIRDVTKRVLAHLLKVDLVNPSMISEEVIIVAEDLTPSDTAQLNRKFVKGFTTNIGGRTSHSAIMARSMEIPAVVGAKTATEEINNGDLVIVDGLSGEVHINPSDDVVKQFEKKHADYEVQKAEWAKLVNEKTMTADGHHVELAANIGTPNDLVGVKNNGGEGVGLYRTEFLYMGRDQLPTEEEQYTAYKAVLEGMEGKPVVVRTLDIGGDKELPYLSLPKEMNPFLGFRAIRLCLEEQGMFRTQLRALLRASTAGNLKIMFPMIATLDEFRQAKAVLEEEKQKLVNEGITVSNTIEVGIMVEIPSTAILADQFAKEVDFFSIGTNDLIQYTMAADRMNERVSYLYQPYSPSILRLVKMVIDASHKEGKWTGMCGEMAGDEMAIPVLLGLGLDEFSMSATSILKARSLISRLNKSDMENLAVEVLQMSTTSQSIAAIEKATAK; this comes from the coding sequence ATGAGTTCATTAATCGGAATTGCGGCGTCAAGTGGGATTGCAATCGCAAAAGCATATCGTTTGGTTGAGCCAGACCTTTCTTTCAGTAAGAAAACTGTTGAAGATTCTAATATGGAAATTGAACGTTTTCGAGCTGCAATAGCAAAAGCCAAACAAGAGCTTGAGCAAATTCGTGACCGTGCTCATCATGAATTAGGTGCTGATAAAGCAGCTATTTTTGAAGCACATCTTCTTGTGTTAAGTGACCCAGAACTTTTGAATCCGATTGAAGAAAATATTAAGACTGAAAAGATTAATGCTGAATCGGCTTTAAAAGATACTGCAGACATGTTCATCACATTATTTGAGCAAATGGATAATGAGTATATGAAAGAACGTGCAGCTGATATTCGCGATGTAACCAAGCGGGTACTTGCACATCTTTTAAAAGTGGACCTTGTTAACCCAAGTATGATTTCGGAAGAAGTTATTATTGTTGCTGAAGATTTAACACCTTCAGATACGGCTCAGTTAAATCGTAAATTTGTAAAAGGGTTTACAACGAATATTGGTGGTCGAACATCTCATTCAGCCATCATGGCACGTTCAATGGAAATTCCAGCTGTTGTTGGAGCAAAAACGGCAACTGAGGAAATTAACAACGGGGATCTAGTCATAGTTGATGGTCTAAGTGGAGAAGTTCATATTAACCCATCCGATGACGTGGTGAAGCAATTCGAGAAAAAACACGCAGATTATGAAGTGCAAAAAGCAGAGTGGGCAAAGCTTGTTAATGAAAAGACCATGACTGCAGATGGACACCATGTTGAATTAGCCGCAAATATTGGTACACCAAATGATCTAGTTGGTGTTAAAAATAACGGTGGTGAAGGTGTTGGCCTTTATCGAACAGAATTCCTTTACATGGGCAGAGATCAACTTCCTACAGAAGAAGAGCAATATACTGCTTATAAGGCTGTTTTAGAGGGTATGGAAGGAAAACCTGTCGTTGTACGTACACTTGATATCGGTGGAGATAAAGAACTCCCATACTTAAGTTTACCAAAAGAAATGAACCCATTTCTTGGTTTCCGGGCCATTCGTTTATGCCTAGAGGAACAAGGGATGTTCCGTACTCAATTAAGAGCATTATTAAGAGCAAGTACTGCCGGAAATTTAAAAATTATGTTCCCAATGATTGCGACACTTGATGAATTCCGTCAAGCAAAAGCAGTTCTGGAAGAGGAAAAGCAAAAATTAGTGAATGAGGGTATCACTGTTTCTAACACAATTGAAGTGGGAATCATGGTGGAAATTCCGTCAACAGCTATTCTTGCCGACCAATTTGCTAAAGAAGTTGATTTCTTTAGTATTGGAACAAATGATTTAATTCAGTACACTATGGCAGCGGACCGTATGAATGAACGCGTTTCCTACTTGTATCAGCCATATAGCCCATCCATTCTTCGCCTTGTGAAAATGGTTATTGATGCTTCACATAAAGAAGGTAAGTGGACAGGTATGTGTGGTGAAATGGCTGGAGACGAAATGGCGATTCCAGTCCTACTTGGTTTAGGATTAGATGAGTTTTCAATGAGTGCAACGTCGATCTTAAAAGCACGTTCACTTATAAGTCGCCTTAACAAGTCAGATATGGAAAATTTAGCAGTTGAAGTTCTACAAATGAGTACAACCTCACAATCCATTGCAGCAATTGAAAAAGCTACAGCTAAATAA
- a CDS encoding C39 family peptidase, which produces MRKTCFVVILLPLLGYSHANFAESSHDNGIATKFKPIAQSPIIPSTQVNNSSSNQAKKFLLDVPLIKQNPELKYGCEVTSLTMMLQFAGVNTNKMELFSKIKKDPDAIQRSRSGDIIRWGNPNDGFVGDMTGKTAGYAVFDQPMEDLVNDYLPDRAVNLTNQSFDEVLKHVAHGYPVVVWTTGDFRLPDRPESWLHGNQIIHTPLDLHAVVLVGFDEKFVYINDPLAGKKQHAVDKQQFHTSWLALKSRAISYH; this is translated from the coding sequence ATGCGAAAAACATGTTTTGTGGTCATCCTTTTACCGTTGCTCGGGTACAGTCATGCAAATTTCGCCGAATCATCTCATGACAACGGAATAGCTACCAAATTTAAACCAATAGCTCAAAGTCCAATTATCCCGTCAACTCAGGTCAATAATTCATCCTCAAATCAAGCAAAAAAATTCCTTTTGGATGTCCCATTAATTAAGCAAAATCCTGAATTAAAATATGGCTGTGAGGTCACCAGTCTGACGATGATGCTTCAATTTGCTGGTGTTAATACAAATAAAATGGAGCTATTTTCTAAAATCAAGAAAGATCCTGATGCTATTCAAAGATCAAGGTCAGGTGACATCATAAGATGGGGGAATCCTAACGATGGCTTTGTGGGGGATATGACTGGAAAAACTGCTGGTTATGCCGTATTTGACCAACCCATGGAAGACTTGGTCAATGACTACTTACCCGACAGGGCTGTGAATTTAACCAATCAGAGCTTTGATGAGGTTTTAAAGCATGTTGCACATGGGTATCCCGTTGTTGTTTGGACCACTGGTGATTTCCGTCTGCCAGATCGCCCAGAGTCTTGGTTACACGGCAATCAAATCATTCACACGCCGCTTGATTTGCATGCAGTCGTATTAGTAGGCTTTGATGAAAAATTCGTGTATATAAATGACCCCTTGGCAGGAAAAAAACAGCATGCAGTTGATAAGCAACAATTCCATACATCATGGCTAGCCCTTAAATCCAGGGCGATAAGTTACCATTAA
- a CDS encoding NAD(P)-dependent oxidoreductase, translating into MFQPTNTVIGFIGTGVMGNSMAGHLLSAGYSLIIYTRSKEKAEMLLQKGANWANTPKEVAEKANVIFTMVGYPSDVEEVYLGEDGLITNGKENTYLLDMTTSTPSLAVKIQHEASKKGIHALDAPVSGGDIGAKEARLSIMVGGNDEDFQKVEPLLQLLGTNIVYQGKAGSGQHTKMCNQITIASNMIGVCEALVYAREAGLDPELVLKSISSGAAGSWSLSNLGPRMIAGDFAPGFYIKHFIKDMNIALQEAEQMGLEVPGLALARSLYGKLVDQGEENSGTQALYKYWSN; encoded by the coding sequence ATGTTTCAACCGACAAACACAGTAATTGGTTTTATCGGAACAGGAGTTATGGGGAATAGTATGGCAGGTCATTTATTATCTGCAGGGTATTCATTAATTATTTATACAAGATCAAAAGAAAAGGCAGAAATGTTGCTTCAAAAGGGTGCAAATTGGGCAAATACACCAAAAGAAGTAGCAGAAAAAGCCAATGTAATTTTCACAATGGTGGGCTATCCATCTGATGTGGAAGAGGTATATTTAGGAGAAGACGGGTTAATCACTAACGGAAAAGAAAATACATATTTACTTGATATGACTACTTCAACTCCCTCATTAGCTGTTAAAATTCAGCATGAGGCAAGTAAAAAGGGAATTCATGCTTTGGATGCACCAGTTTCCGGTGGAGATATTGGGGCCAAAGAAGCCCGCCTTTCGATTATGGTGGGCGGAAATGATGAAGATTTTCAAAAAGTTGAGCCTCTTCTACAATTATTAGGAACAAATATCGTCTATCAAGGCAAAGCCGGTTCAGGGCAACATACAAAAATGTGTAATCAAATTACTATTGCTTCCAATATGATTGGTGTATGTGAAGCGTTAGTTTATGCTAGAGAAGCTGGGCTTGATCCAGAGTTAGTATTAAAAAGCATTTCATCTGGGGCTGCCGGGAGTTGGTCTTTATCCAATTTAGGACCACGGATGATCGCTGGTGATTTTGCACCAGGGTTCTATATTAAACATTTTATTAAGGATATGAATATTGCTTTGCAAGAAGCTGAACAAATGGGATTAGAGGTTCCTGGTTTAGCGTTAGCTAGGTCATTATATGGAAAATTGGTTGATCAAGGAGAAGAAAATAGCGGGACTCAAGCACTTTATAAATATTGGAGCAATTAA
- a CDS encoding metallophosphoesterase, with the protein MLKKVSRRFFLKRFLQFGMITLGSGTGIYYYARDIETRMLKITEHMIEHPHIPVGFDGCKIVQFSDTHLGFQYNLNQLEKLISKIDAIAPDIIFFTGDLMDAPNQYEHQSKITPLLSSLKAPLGKFCVYGNHDHGGYGSDIFQSIMSQSGFTILQNDYRAVKLLDGSLIYIIGLDDAMLGKPNLEQALADIPDYSYKILLSHAPDLADQALSYGIELQLSGHSHGGQIKIPFFGALVTPPFAEKYTEGFYEIKNQSQKLTLYVNRGIGTTRLPFRFLSHPELTIFQLAAKG; encoded by the coding sequence ATGCTTAAAAAGGTTTCTAGAAGATTTTTCTTAAAGAGGTTTCTACAGTTTGGAATGATTACATTGGGGTCAGGTACTGGCATCTATTATTATGCTCGAGATATAGAAACACGGATGCTGAAAATAACAGAGCATATGATTGAACACCCTCATATTCCTGTTGGGTTTGATGGCTGTAAAATAGTTCAATTTAGCGATACCCATCTTGGATTCCAATATAATCTTAATCAGCTTGAAAAATTAATCTCAAAAATAGACGCTATCGCACCAGATATCATTTTCTTTACTGGAGATTTGATGGATGCACCTAATCAGTATGAACATCAATCAAAGATCACACCTCTTTTGAGCAGTTTAAAAGCCCCCTTAGGAAAATTTTGTGTATATGGAAATCATGATCATGGTGGTTATGGCTCCGATATTTTCCAATCAATAATGAGTCAATCCGGTTTTACAATACTCCAAAATGATTATAGAGCAGTCAAGCTATTAGATGGAAGTTTGATCTATATTATTGGCTTAGATGATGCCATGCTTGGCAAACCAAATCTTGAACAAGCTCTAGCAGATATTCCAGATTATTCTTATAAAATATTATTAAGCCATGCACCAGATTTAGCTGATCAAGCTCTTTCTTATGGGATTGAATTACAATTAAGTGGACATAGCCATGGAGGTCAAATCAAAATCCCATTTTTTGGTGCATTGGTCACGCCACCTTTTGCTGAGAAATACACTGAAGGCTTTTACGAAATTAAAAATCAATCTCAAAAATTAACCCTATATGTAAATAGGGGGATAGGGACAACCAGGCTTCCTTTTCGCTTTTTATCACATCCTGAATTAACTATATTTCAGTTAGCGGCCAAAGGTTAA